From Microbacterium invictum, the proteins below share one genomic window:
- a CDS encoding heavy metal translocating P-type ATPase, whose product MAHGGHGGHAGHGDHVGQFRRLFWIMLILAIPVVAFSGMFSMLLGYPLPDAAWVGWISPVLGTVMYVWGGAPFLTGAVSELRNRKPGMMLLIGLAITVAFVASWGASLGLLHHELDFWWELALLIVIMLLGHWIEMRSLAQTTSALDSLAALLPDEAEKVDGDTTVTVAPSDLQVGDVVVVRPGGRVPADGRVVQGSASMDESMITGESRPVRRSDGDPVVAGTVATDSGVRVEITAVGENTALAGIQRLVTEAQNSSSKAQRLADRAAGWLFWFALIAAGITAVVWTLVGLPDDAVIRTITVLVIACPHALGLAIPLVVSIATERAARGGVLIKDRLALESMRTVNTVLFDKTGTLTKGAPAVTGVEPVDEIDADRLVALAAAAESDSEHPLARAIVTAARDKHLPVSASTGFESSPAVGVRATVDGQVVQVGGPYLLKQAGAHELPIADRWREEGAIILHVLIDGKVAGALRLADEIRPESRQAVDALHERNVQVVMITGDADAVAASVATELGIDRFFAGVRPEDKASKVKQLQDEGRKVAMVGDGVNDAPALAQADVGIAIGAGTDVAIASAGVILASDDPRSVLSVIELSRASYRKMKQNLWWAAGYNLISVPLAAGILAPIGFVLPMSVGAILMSLSTIVVALNAQLLRRLDLSPDAVLDR is encoded by the coding sequence ATGGCGCACGGCGGACATGGGGGGCATGCCGGTCACGGGGACCATGTGGGTCAGTTCCGACGGCTGTTTTGGATCATGCTGATCCTTGCCATCCCGGTGGTCGCTTTCTCGGGCATGTTCTCGATGCTGCTGGGGTATCCGCTGCCCGATGCCGCCTGGGTGGGGTGGATCTCTCCGGTGCTGGGCACCGTCATGTACGTGTGGGGTGGTGCCCCGTTCCTGACCGGCGCGGTCAGCGAGCTGCGAAACCGCAAGCCCGGCATGATGCTGCTGATCGGGCTGGCGATCACCGTCGCGTTCGTCGCGTCCTGGGGGGCCAGTCTCGGCCTGCTGCACCACGAGCTGGACTTCTGGTGGGAACTGGCGCTGCTGATCGTCATCATGCTGCTGGGCCACTGGATCGAGATGCGGTCCCTGGCGCAGACCACCTCCGCGCTGGACTCCCTCGCCGCGCTGCTGCCGGACGAGGCTGAGAAGGTCGACGGGGATACCACGGTGACCGTCGCGCCTTCGGACTTGCAGGTTGGGGATGTGGTGGTGGTCCGCCCCGGCGGGCGCGTACCTGCAGATGGGCGGGTGGTGCAGGGGTCGGCGAGCATGGACGAGTCGATGATCACCGGCGAATCGCGCCCGGTACGCCGCAGCGACGGTGACCCGGTCGTGGCCGGCACCGTCGCCACCGACTCCGGGGTGCGGGTGGAGATCACCGCGGTGGGGGAGAACACCGCTCTGGCCGGTATCCAACGCTTGGTCACTGAGGCGCAGAACTCCTCTTCGAAGGCGCAGCGCCTCGCCGACCGGGCCGCCGGGTGGCTGTTCTGGTTCGCTCTCATCGCCGCCGGGATCACCGCCGTGGTGTGGACACTGGTCGGTCTGCCCGACGACGCGGTGATCCGCACCATCACCGTGCTGGTCATCGCCTGCCCTCACGCGCTGGGCCTGGCCATCCCACTGGTGGTGTCGATCGCCACCGAACGAGCCGCCCGCGGCGGTGTGCTCATCAAGGACCGGCTCGCGCTGGAAAGCATGCGCACCGTAAACACCGTGCTGTTCGACAAGACCGGCACCCTCACCAAGGGCGCCCCTGCCGTGACCGGTGTCGAACCAGTGGACGAGATCGACGCGGACCGGCTGGTGGCCCTGGCCGCTGCGGCAGAGTCCGATTCCGAGCACCCGCTGGCGCGCGCCATCGTCACTGCTGCGCGGGACAAGCACCTGCCGGTGTCGGCGTCGACCGGCTTCGAGTCCTCACCCGCGGTCGGGGTGCGTGCGACCGTTGACGGCCAGGTGGTGCAGGTTGGCGGACCGTACCTGCTCAAGCAGGCCGGCGCGCACGAGCTGCCCATCGCGGACCGGTGGCGGGAAGAGGGTGCCATCATCTTGCACGTCCTCATCGACGGGAAGGTCGCCGGTGCGTTGCGGTTGGCCGATGAGATCCGCCCGGAGTCCCGGCAGGCCGTCGACGCGCTGCACGAGCGGAACGTGCAGGTTGTGATGATCACCGGTGATGCCGACGCGGTCGCCGCGTCGGTGGCTACTGAACTGGGCATCGACCGGTTCTTCGCTGGGGTGCGCCCGGAGGACAAGGCGTCCAAGGTGAAGCAGCTGCAGGACGAAGGCCGCAAGGTCGCAATGGTCGGCGACGGGGTGAACGACGCCCCCGCCCTGGCCCAGGCTGATGTGGGTATCGCCATCGGCGCGGGAACCGATGTCGCGATCGCGTCCGCGGGGGTCATCCTTGCCAGCGACGACCCCCGGTCGGTGCTGTCGGTGATCGAGTTGTCCCGCGCCAGCTACCGCAAGATGAAGCAGAACCTGTGGTGGGCCGCCGGATACAACCTCATCTCGGTGCCCTTGGCTGCCGGCATCCTCGCCCCGATCGGTTTCGTGCTACCGATGTCGGTCGGCGCGATCCTGATGTCACTGTCCACCATCGTCGTCGCCCTCAACGCGCAGCTGCTGCGGAGGCTTGACCTTAGCCCGGACGCAGTTCTCGACCGGTGA
- a CDS encoding DUF6153 family protein, translating to MSLIALTDRLYAGRSMARTLLLLIALTAAVIAGLLAMHSLNAHTAADTGHQTTLTAAAASTAVDDHHPGAPATDEPCPDCGTGHTDMLTMACVLALLAAVLLLFGPRNALRCLSTQPRPRPLGTAVFPFTLLRPPSLNVLCISRT from the coding sequence ATGTCGCTGATCGCACTGACGGACCGGCTGTACGCTGGCCGGTCGATGGCGCGCACGCTGCTGCTGCTCATCGCCCTCACCGCCGCGGTCATCGCCGGCCTGCTGGCCATGCACTCCCTCAACGCCCACACCGCCGCGGACACCGGTCACCAGACCACCCTCACCGCCGCTGCTGCGAGCACGGCTGTGGATGACCATCATCCCGGCGCTCCCGCGACGGATGAACCGTGCCCGGACTGCGGCACCGGCCACACCGACATGCTCACTATGGCGTGCGTGCTCGCTCTGCTGGCGGCCGTGCTGCTACTGTTTGGGCCGCGCAACGCCCTGCGGTGTCTGTCCACACAGCCCCGCCCCAGGCCGCTCGGCACCGCCGTCTTCCCCTTCACGCTCCTGCGACCACCCTCCCTCAACGTTCTCTGTATCAGCCGTACGTGA
- a CDS encoding DUF305 domain-containing protein: MKIRTAATAALTLAAALTLAGCAGSTGSGSESMPGMDHGGSSSSTSAADFNGADVMFAQMMIPHHQQAIEMSDMLLAKDGIDEQVIALAEDIKAAQQPEIDQLQEWLDEWGADSGTESMEGMDHGGDMMMSEDDMAALESATGADAARLFLEQMTMHHEGAIEMAQDEVDNGQNPDPVEMAQTIVDTQTAEIAQMQELLGQL, translated from the coding sequence ATGAAGATTCGTACCGCGGCGACCGCCGCGCTCACCCTCGCCGCCGCGCTCACCCTCGCAGGCTGCGCCGGCAGCACCGGCTCCGGTTCGGAATCCATGCCGGGCATGGATCACGGCGGAAGCTCGTCGTCCACGTCGGCAGCGGACTTCAACGGCGCGGACGTCATGTTCGCGCAGATGATGATCCCGCACCACCAGCAGGCCATCGAGATGTCCGACATGCTCCTCGCGAAGGACGGCATCGACGAGCAGGTGATCGCTCTGGCCGAGGACATCAAAGCCGCCCAGCAACCCGAAATCGACCAGCTGCAGGAATGGCTGGACGAGTGGGGTGCCGACAGCGGCACCGAGTCCATGGAAGGCATGGACCACGGCGGCGACATGATGATGAGCGAGGACGACATGGCCGCCCTCGAATCGGCCACCGGCGCCGACGCGGCCCGACTGTTCCTCGAGCAGATGACGATGCACCACGAAGGCGCCATCGAAATGGCTCAAGACGAAGTCGACAACGGTCAGAACCCGGACCCGGTAGAGATGGCTCAGACCATCGTCGACACGCAGACTGCCGAGATCGCTCAGATGCAGGAACTGCTCGGCCAGCTCTAA
- a CDS encoding F510_1955 family glycosylhydrolase, translated as MPLRETASVVALLTLALTGCAGTAPPSTGADHTAATATAHVHAIVPDPNGEGFLLGTHEGLYAATADGQLASRVGSYGFDAMGLTAIDDDLIASGHPARGTPAELGEGNLGIIRSGDGGTTWEPVAFTGEKDFHVLAAGPDDTLYGQETGSALIMASADRGVTWSPTGATLLIFGLVVDAAGRIIVTTPDGPQVSTDGGATFDPLPGAPNLYPIANSPNHQQLIGVDNKGTIWASTSGDPSWENVGTVHGSAQAITVTDAGDILVVDDSGLSRVPSA; from the coding sequence ATGCCTCTGCGCGAGACAGCCAGCGTTGTCGCGCTCCTCACTCTGGCCCTCACCGGTTGTGCAGGTACCGCGCCACCGTCCACCGGCGCCGACCACACGGCCGCCACCGCTACCGCACACGTGCACGCCATCGTGCCTGACCCGAACGGCGAGGGGTTCCTGCTCGGCACCCACGAGGGCCTCTACGCGGCGACCGCCGACGGGCAACTCGCCTCACGAGTCGGGAGCTACGGCTTCGACGCAATGGGACTCACTGCCATTGACGACGACCTCATCGCCTCCGGCCACCCGGCCAGAGGCACCCCAGCCGAACTGGGGGAAGGGAACCTTGGCATCATCCGCAGCGGCGATGGTGGCACCACCTGGGAACCGGTCGCATTCACGGGCGAGAAAGACTTCCACGTCCTCGCTGCCGGGCCCGACGACACCCTGTACGGACAAGAAACCGGCAGCGCACTGATCATGGCCAGCGCTGATCGTGGTGTCACGTGGTCTCCCACGGGAGCGACCCTGCTCATCTTCGGTCTCGTCGTCGACGCCGCGGGACGAATCATCGTCACGACCCCCGATGGCCCCCAGGTCAGCACCGACGGAGGGGCAACGTTCGATCCGCTACCCGGTGCGCCGAACCTGTATCCCATCGCCAACTCCCCGAACCACCAGCAACTCATCGGCGTCGACAACAAAGGCACCATCTGGGCCAGCACGAGCGGAGATCCGTCCTGGGAAAACGTCGGAACCGTACACGGCTCCGCGCAAGCAATCACCGTCACCGACGCCGGCGACATCCTCGTCGTAGACGACAGCGGACTCAGCCGGGTTCCCTCCGCCTAG
- a CDS encoding TlpA family protein disulfide reductase yields MTSVTRTVPPVAHRRSWRAFRAAAAMLAATAVLAVAGCTSQDGLAATANNGTGSTSVDERIVEISAEKRGETVVFAGVDERGNPVSSDEFAGEVYVVNFWYAACGPCRVEAPLLEEVWQTYQPEGVGFIGVNIYDQPATALSFAEDYGITYPSVIDIVDGKTKLAFAAVTPIQATPTTLVMDRQGRVAARIIGQLPAASILSTLVADALAESQ; encoded by the coding sequence GTGACTTCCGTCACCCGCACCGTCCCCCCGGTTGCCCATCGGAGATCCTGGCGCGCGTTCCGTGCGGCCGCCGCGATGCTCGCCGCGACCGCTGTACTCGCGGTCGCAGGGTGCACATCGCAGGACGGGCTGGCCGCCACGGCAAACAACGGCACCGGTTCCACCAGCGTTGACGAGCGCATCGTCGAGATCTCCGCGGAAAAGCGCGGCGAGACAGTGGTGTTCGCCGGCGTCGACGAGCGCGGCAATCCGGTCAGCAGCGACGAGTTCGCCGGCGAGGTGTACGTCGTGAACTTCTGGTATGCCGCGTGTGGCCCGTGCCGGGTCGAGGCTCCTCTGCTCGAAGAGGTGTGGCAGACCTACCAACCCGAAGGGGTGGGGTTCATCGGGGTGAACATCTACGACCAACCCGCCACCGCGCTGTCGTTCGCGGAGGACTACGGGATCACCTACCCGAGCGTGATCGACATCGTCGACGGGAAGACGAAGCTCGCCTTCGCCGCGGTCACCCCCATCCAGGCGACCCCGACGACCCTGGTGATGGACAGGCAGGGCAGGGTCGCCGCGCGGATTATCGGGCAGCTGCCGGCCGCGTCAATCCTGTCCACCCTCGTCGCGGACGCGCTGGCGGAGAGCCAGTGA
- a CDS encoding cytochrome c biogenesis CcdA family protein, whose protein sequence is MSAEGFIFDGALWVAVLIAMLAGLISFVSPCVLPLVPGYFGYLGSSLSTSPTQSHPAGRGRLLGGVALFVAGFTLVFMTVTVLGGVAGLFFLEYANILTRALGVVVIVLGLVFIGAFPRAQRTLRPRFRGNLGLLSAPLLGIALGIGWTPCIGPTLAAIMSVSWNLGDPGRAALLGLAYSLGLGIPFFLLALGLGWATRSVTFLRRHIRVVNIIGGSLLIALGVLMVTGIWGTLMSVLQGVMLSVTLPL, encoded by the coding sequence GTGAGCGCCGAAGGGTTCATCTTCGACGGCGCGCTATGGGTGGCCGTGCTCATCGCCATGCTCGCGGGCCTGATCTCCTTCGTCTCCCCGTGCGTGCTCCCGCTTGTCCCCGGATACTTCGGCTACCTCGGGTCCTCCCTCTCCACCTCCCCGACACAAAGCCATCCCGCCGGCCGTGGACGGCTGCTCGGAGGGGTGGCGTTGTTCGTCGCCGGATTCACCCTCGTGTTCATGACCGTCACAGTGCTCGGTGGGGTCGCGGGACTGTTCTTCCTCGAATACGCGAACATCCTCACCCGGGCGCTCGGGGTCGTCGTCATCGTTCTGGGCCTGGTTTTCATTGGCGCGTTCCCTCGCGCGCAACGCACCCTCCGCCCCCGTTTCCGCGGCAACCTGGGTCTGCTCAGCGCGCCACTGCTGGGCATCGCGCTCGGGATCGGCTGGACCCCCTGCATCGGACCGACGCTGGCGGCGATCATGTCGGTGTCCTGGAATCTCGGCGACCCCGGTCGTGCCGCGCTGCTGGGACTGGCGTACTCCCTCGGCCTGGGCATCCCGTTCTTCCTGCTCGCGCTCGGACTGGGCTGGGCCACCCGCTCGGTCACCTTCCTCCGCCGTCACATCCGCGTGGTCAACATCATCGGCGGCAGCCTGCTCATCGCCCTAGGCGTGCTGATGGTCACCGGCATCTGGGGCACGCTGATGTCCGTCCTACAGGGGGTGATGCTCAGTGTCACGCTCCCTCTCTGA
- the resB gene encoding cytochrome c biogenesis protein ResB, with product MSRSLSDQAPTDPSRPADHIEQDEPDTVTSPTLGPVEWLRWGWRQLTSMRTAILLLLLLAIASVPGSIFPQRTADPNGVLQYFRTNPDLAPILDGLQVFDLYNSAWFSGIYLLLFISLIGCIIPRTRHHWKALRTRPPRTPVRLSRLSAHLLADVPAKAEDPAADAAATITAAAADLRRRGYRIERYDTARSWSVSAERGYLRETGNLVFHASLVGVLVAVLAASGFSYTGQRVIVEGTTFVNTLNDYSSFTPGRFVDGTQLDPYSLTLDSFDVSYVPPGEAGAGQAGDFAANLTIRDARAGTEDTESVRVNYPITVGNDRVYLLGNGYAPTITVRNSEGAVVYSESQPFLPQDTTMTSLGIIKVPDGLPEQVGLVGFFYPTQGALDTGAFTSVYPDLVNPVVTFNVFSGSLGINDGVPRSVYTLDTSGMTQLTGGTSGAESIQLTPGQTADLPNGWGTVTFEDASSGTNPLAAVKRFASLDIKRDTGGPWVLGFATLATLGLITGLLVPRRRVFVKASVTGDPDEPTLRLEYAGLARGEDPQLPDAIAGIRNAHLAARDRLSSQTPSRRNPR from the coding sequence GTGTCACGCTCCCTCTCTGATCAGGCACCCACCGACCCCTCCCGCCCCGCCGATCACATCGAACAGGACGAGCCTGACACCGTCACCTCCCCGACGCTGGGACCCGTCGAGTGGCTGCGATGGGGATGGCGGCAGCTGACCAGCATGCGCACCGCGATCCTGCTGCTGCTCCTGCTGGCCATCGCCTCAGTTCCCGGGTCGATCTTCCCGCAACGCACCGCGGACCCCAACGGGGTCCTCCAATACTTCCGAACCAACCCCGACCTGGCCCCGATCCTCGACGGGCTCCAGGTGTTCGACTTGTACAACTCCGCCTGGTTCTCAGGCATCTACCTGCTGCTGTTCATCTCATTGATCGGCTGCATCATTCCCCGCACCCGTCACCACTGGAAAGCCCTCCGCACCCGGCCACCACGCACCCCGGTACGTCTCAGCCGGCTGAGCGCCCACCTTCTCGCAGACGTCCCGGCAAAGGCCGAGGACCCCGCCGCGGACGCGGCGGCCACGATCACCGCCGCAGCCGCCGATCTGCGCCGCCGCGGATACCGCATCGAGCGGTACGACACCGCACGGTCTTGGTCGGTGTCGGCCGAGCGCGGCTACCTCCGGGAGACCGGCAACCTGGTTTTTCATGCCTCCCTGGTCGGAGTGTTGGTCGCTGTGCTCGCGGCCAGCGGTTTCTCCTATACCGGGCAGCGGGTCATCGTCGAGGGGACCACGTTCGTCAACACCCTCAACGACTACTCCTCGTTCACCCCGGGCAGGTTCGTCGACGGAACGCAGCTGGACCCGTACTCGCTGACCCTCGACAGCTTCGACGTCAGCTACGTGCCACCGGGAGAAGCCGGTGCCGGCCAAGCAGGCGACTTCGCCGCGAACCTCACCATCCGCGACGCCCGCGCCGGGACAGAGGACACCGAAAGCGTGCGCGTGAATTACCCCATCACGGTCGGCAATGACCGGGTCTATCTGCTCGGCAACGGCTACGCACCCACCATCACCGTCCGAAACTCCGAGGGCGCGGTCGTGTACAGCGAGTCACAGCCCTTCCTCCCGCAAGACACCACGATGACCTCGCTTGGCATCATCAAGGTCCCAGACGGGCTCCCCGAACAGGTCGGGCTCGTCGGATTCTTCTACCCCACACAGGGCGCCCTCGACACCGGGGCGTTCACCTCGGTGTATCCCGATCTTGTGAACCCGGTCGTCACCTTCAACGTGTTCTCCGGCAGCCTCGGCATCAACGACGGCGTGCCCCGATCGGTGTACACCCTCGACACCAGCGGAATGACCCAACTCACCGGCGGCACGAGCGGCGCCGAGTCGATCCAGCTCACTCCCGGGCAGACCGCCGACCTGCCCAATGGGTGGGGCACGGTCACCTTCGAGGACGCCTCCAGCGGCACGAATCCCCTGGCGGCGGTGAAACGATTCGCGTCGCTGGACATCAAACGCGACACCGGCGGTCCTTGGGTGCTCGGCTTCGCCACCCTGGCCACACTGGGTCTGATCACCGGCCTTCTCGTTCCCCGACGCCGCGTGTTCGTCAAAGCATCCGTCACCGGCGACCCGGACGAGCCCACCCTGCGCCTGGAATACGCCGGTCTCGCGCGCGGAGAGGACCCGCAACTGCCCGACGCGATCGCCGGCATCCGCAACGCCCACCTCGCCGCCCGTGATCGCCTGAGCTCACAGACACCCAGCCGAAGGAACCCACGATGA
- a CDS encoding DsbA family protein, whose product MKTPMKVTLIAIAAVVVLVIGAIIYTVSARPQAPAGDNAADALPGARSNSHVLDSAGPNAPTLVEFLDFECEACGAFYPYVEQIREQYDGQINYVFRYYPIPSHYNSMNAALAVEAAAQQDRVEDMYHRMFETQAEWGEQQVSEADLFRSFAEDLGLDMAAYDQAVADPATRERVEGDFAEGQQMGVQGTPTFFLNGERLELNQLTDLTDALDRALAD is encoded by the coding sequence ATGAAGACCCCCATGAAAGTGACCCTCATTGCGATCGCCGCCGTGGTCGTGCTCGTCATCGGCGCGATCATCTACACGGTCTCCGCCCGCCCTCAAGCGCCCGCAGGCGACAACGCCGCGGACGCGTTACCGGGTGCCCGCAGCAACTCCCACGTCCTGGACAGCGCCGGCCCGAACGCGCCGACCCTGGTGGAGTTCCTCGACTTCGAATGCGAGGCGTGTGGGGCGTTCTACCCGTACGTCGAACAGATCCGTGAGCAGTACGACGGACAGATCAACTATGTGTTCCGGTACTACCCGATCCCCAGCCACTACAACTCGATGAACGCCGCCCTCGCGGTGGAAGCGGCCGCGCAGCAAGACCGGGTCGAGGACATGTACCACCGCATGTTCGAGACGCAGGCCGAGTGGGGCGAGCAGCAAGTCTCCGAAGCTGACCTGTTCCGCAGTTTCGCCGAGGACCTTGGCCTGGACATGGCTGCCTACGACCAGGCGGTGGCAGACCCCGCCACCCGGGAGCGGGTCGAGGGAGACTTCGCCGAAGGGCAGCAGATGGGTGTGCAGGGCACGCCCACGTTCTTCCTCAACGGCGAACGACTCGAGCTCAACCAGCTGACGGATCTCACCGATGCTCTCGACCGCGCCCTCGCTGACTGA
- the lnt gene encoding apolipoprotein N-acyltransferase — MLSTAPSLTDAAAEAFPAARRKVPLWAALLVAAAAGGLLDLSFPAVGWWPLAFVSITLALGTIIGRSIGGAFLVGVAFGAAFFFTHLVWVGTYLGPVPWVALAGLETVLFGVGAIPIALAYRWTDRARGRAVLWFVGVPLLVAGLWSVRELMMGSWPYSGFPWARIGMTQANGPLPEAASWVGMTGLGFLIVAACACLVQWWRAGGFRRMRGVLPAAMIVTALVLVPQFPTGDAGQMDIGWVQGNGPSGYFDDRTPGDVLAAQTTATDPLLGEDMDLLVWPEGAVDSDPLTDPATARRLTDLVAQAGAPLLINAATARDGDVFNTSILWGGQGDPQLHDKVNPVPFGEYVPDRWFYERIAPDLIGLIQREYTPGQNPPFVTVDGVKVGLAICFDVIYDSVIWDGARQGAQVYVFQTNNADFRGTDENLQQLAFARMRAIETGRAVVNVSTVGTSQVIAPDGQIIDGAGVDQAAAAITRVPLRDGLTPAVVLGGALTALIALGAITGLTIAGISRHHHRHRSARGATDA; from the coding sequence ATGCTCTCGACCGCGCCCTCGCTGACTGACGCGGCGGCGGAGGCATTTCCCGCCGCGCGCCGGAAGGTACCGCTCTGGGCGGCGCTCCTCGTCGCCGCGGCTGCTGGTGGGCTCCTGGACCTGTCCTTCCCCGCTGTGGGGTGGTGGCCGCTCGCGTTTGTGAGCATCACCCTCGCGTTGGGCACGATCATCGGCCGCAGCATCGGCGGCGCGTTCCTGGTCGGTGTTGCCTTCGGTGCGGCGTTCTTCTTCACCCACCTGGTGTGGGTGGGCACATATCTCGGACCCGTCCCGTGGGTGGCGTTGGCCGGTCTGGAAACGGTGCTGTTCGGGGTCGGTGCGATCCCCATCGCTCTCGCGTACCGGTGGACCGACCGCGCCCGCGGACGCGCCGTCCTGTGGTTTGTCGGGGTGCCGCTGCTGGTAGCGGGGCTGTGGAGCGTCCGAGAGCTGATGATGGGGTCCTGGCCGTACTCCGGGTTCCCGTGGGCGCGGATCGGGATGACCCAGGCGAACGGCCCGCTCCCGGAGGCGGCGTCCTGGGTCGGGATGACCGGTCTGGGCTTCCTCATCGTCGCCGCCTGCGCGTGCCTGGTGCAGTGGTGGCGGGCCGGCGGGTTCCGACGCATGCGCGGCGTCCTGCCCGCCGCGATGATCGTGACCGCTCTGGTACTCGTGCCGCAGTTCCCCACCGGGGACGCCGGTCAGATGGACATCGGCTGGGTGCAGGGCAACGGGCCCTCCGGGTACTTCGACGACCGCACCCCCGGGGATGTGCTGGCCGCGCAAACAACCGCGACCGACCCCCTGCTGGGGGAGGACATGGATCTGCTGGTGTGGCCCGAGGGTGCCGTCGACAGCGACCCCCTTACCGACCCGGCCACCGCCCGGCGGCTCACTGATCTCGTCGCCCAGGCCGGCGCACCGCTGCTGATTAACGCCGCCACCGCACGCGACGGTGACGTGTTCAACACCTCGATACTGTGGGGCGGGCAAGGCGACCCGCAGTTGCATGACAAGGTCAACCCCGTCCCGTTCGGGGAGTACGTCCCGGACCGGTGGTTCTACGAGCGGATCGCGCCCGACCTCATCGGCCTGATCCAACGCGAATACACCCCCGGACAGAACCCCCCGTTCGTGACCGTCGACGGGGTGAAAGTCGGACTGGCGATCTGTTTCGACGTCATCTATGACTCCGTCATCTGGGACGGCGCCCGCCAGGGCGCTCAGGTCTACGTGTTTCAGACCAACAACGCCGATTTCCGCGGCACCGACGAGAATCTTCAACAGCTCGCGTTCGCCCGGATGCGTGCGATCGAGACCGGCCGTGCCGTGGTGAACGTCTCCACCGTCGGCACCAGCCAAGTCATCGCCCCGGACGGGCAGATCATCGACGGCGCCGGCGTCGACCAGGCAGCCGCGGCGATCACCCGCGTCCCGCTGCGAGACGGTCTCACCCCCGCCGTCGTGCTCGGCGGTGCCCTCACCGCCCTGATCGCCCTCGGCGCGATCACCGGTCTCACCATCGCCGGAATCAGCCGCCACCACCACCGCCACCGATCTGCACGAGGAGCAACCGATGCCTGA
- the ccsB gene encoding c-type cytochrome biogenesis protein CcsB — MPDPESLTLDSISLLLVWTAIAVYLLAFVAYAIDLAQRSVRRDEPQRVPALVTAGGDTQNTGDERAALNEVRTRPGQRQRLLWARIGTVLTGFAFVFHLAGTIGRGLDAGRVPWANMYEFALTGTLLIVAVYLSVLRRYDLRFLGSFLIGMVALLLGGATLAFYVEVTPLMDPLKSVWLVIHVFVASLATALFAISCGLSATQLMQARRERQAARRKDEGTKRSGLGYLRTLPTAETLESLAYRFAIVGFIFWTFTLIAGSIWANDSWGRYWGFDTKEVWTFVIWVLYAGYIHARATRGWRGTRSAWLSIIGFTAVLFNFTIVNMFFKGLHAYSGLS, encoded by the coding sequence ATGCCTGACCCCGAATCCCTGACCCTGGACAGCATCTCCCTGCTGTTGGTGTGGACCGCGATCGCCGTGTACCTGCTCGCGTTCGTGGCCTACGCCATCGACCTTGCACAACGCTCAGTACGCCGCGACGAACCCCAGCGGGTGCCCGCGCTCGTGACCGCGGGCGGAGACACGCAGAACACAGGCGACGAACGCGCCGCGCTGAACGAGGTCCGCACCCGGCCGGGCCAGCGGCAACGTCTGCTCTGGGCGCGAATCGGCACCGTCCTGACCGGGTTCGCGTTCGTATTTCACCTCGCCGGCACGATTGGGCGAGGACTCGATGCGGGAAGGGTCCCGTGGGCGAACATGTACGAGTTCGCGCTCACCGGGACATTGCTGATCGTTGCGGTCTACCTGTCCGTGCTCCGCCGGTACGACCTACGATTCCTGGGCTCGTTCCTCATCGGTATGGTCGCGTTGCTCCTCGGTGGTGCGACCCTTGCGTTCTACGTCGAAGTTACCCCGCTGATGGACCCGCTCAAAAGCGTCTGGCTCGTCATCCACGTCTTCGTCGCCTCCCTCGCTACCGCCCTGTTCGCGATCTCCTGCGGCCTTTCCGCCACACAGCTCATGCAAGCCCGACGCGAACGACAGGCTGCGCGTCGCAAGGATGAGGGCACGAAGAGATCCGGCCTGGGATACTTGCGCACGCTGCCGACCGCGGAGACGCTGGAGTCACTGGCGTATCGGTTCGCGATCGTCGGGTTCATCTTCTGGACCTTCACTCTGATCGCCGGCTCAATCTGGGCCAACGATTCCTGGGGACGATACTGGGGATTCGACACGAAGGAAGTATGGACGTTCGTGATCTGGGTGCTCTACGCCGGCTACATCCACGCCCGCGCGACCCGCGGCTGGCGGGGCACCCGCTCCGCATGGCTGTCGATCATCGGCTTCACCGCCGTCCTCTTCAACTTCACCATCGTCAACATGTTCTTCAAAGGCCTGCACGCCTACTCCGGCCTCAGCTAA